A genomic stretch from Cydia amplana chromosome 1, ilCydAmpl1.1, whole genome shotgun sequence includes:
- the LOC134648742 gene encoding serine/threonine-protein phosphatase 6 regulatory ankyrin repeat subunit B, whose product MSQAPAGKKGGKGPPKKSTEDDKSAAAKVTDDKDETDGRTDGDKKEIKESNGDIPKPPSAGVNMREAAAKVLVLAQKTEWSAVENTLKVLEKLVAAGGDDAITVPMAGIHDPTTGMTPLMYAVKDNRTSFVERLIELGSDVGARNNDNYNVLHISAMYSREDIVKLLLSKRGVDPFATGGSRQQTAVHLVASRQTGTATSILRALLTAAGKDIRLRADGRGKIPLLLAVEAGNQSMVRELLSAQTAEQLRASTPAGDTALHLAARRRDVDMARILVDYGAAIDATNEAGMTALHISAAEGDEPLVKYFYGVRANAAIADNEDRTPMHLAAENGHAAIIELLADKFKASIFERTKDGSTLMHIASLNGHADCAMMLFKKGVYLHMPNKDGARSIHTAARYGHVGIINTLLQKGESVDVTTNDNYTALHIAVESCKPAVVETLLGYGADVHIRGGKQRETPLHIAARIPEGDKCALMLLKSGAGPNKATEDGMTPVHVAARYGNLATLVLLLEDGGDPLKKTKTGETPLHMACRSCQPYVVRHLIEFVKEHKGETVATSYMDAVDDDGASALHYACKIKKEEVKIPAADREVVKCLIENGADVTLITKHNHETAFHFCAIAGNNDVMTEMITHMSAADVGRALNKQNSVGWTPLLIACHRGHMELVSTLLSNHARVDVFDVEGRSALHLAAEHGYLQVCDALLTNKAFINSKARNGRTALHLAAMNGYAHLVKFLIRDHNAMIDVLTLKKQTPLHLAAASGQIEVCKLLLELGANIDATDELGQKPIHAAAQNNYSEVVQLFLQQHPNLVMATTKDGNTCAHIAAIQGSVKVIEELMKFDRTGVISARNKLNDSTPLQLAAEGGHADVVRVLVRAGASCTDENRAGLTAVHLAAEHGHTNVLDVMRSTNTLRISSKKLGLTPLHIAAYYGQAETVRELLSYVPGTVKSEAPTGVSLVPVLGSESGLTPLHLAAYNGNENVVRLLLNSAGVQVDAASTENGYNPLHLACFGGHMSIVGLLLSRSAELLQSTDRHGKTGLHIASTHGHYQMVEVLLGQGAEINATDKNGWTPLHCAAKAGHLNVVKLLCESGASPKSETNLNCAPIWFAASENHNDVLEYLLHKEHDTQSLMDDKRFVYNLMVCSKNHNNLPIEEFVLVSPAPVDTAAKLSNIYIILSTKEKERAKDLIAAGKQCESMATELLALAAGADSAGHILTATDNRNIEFLDVLIENEQKEVIAHTVVQRYLQELWRGSLKWTGIKIMFLFFAFIICPPVWMVFSLPILKYNKVPIIKFMSYLTSHIYLMILLALVAITPIYNSIFRESLVPRWYEWMLLIWLSGLLLFELTNPSDKSGLGWIKIAVLMLGMIGVAAHVVGWIFVEKKYWPTLMYCRNQCFALSFLLACVQILDFLSFHHLFGPWAIIIGDLMKDLGRFLAVLAIFVFGFSMHIVALNQPFRNIVKPEDAKIARTARRKLFSDDANLRTKRQTNDEQWTNSLPGESYRRKQGQPTGPSLSAIEAFEKLFFALFGQLTLSDLNYVSALRPLWSQNLFKFVFGGYLLMSVVVLVTLLIAMMSDTYQRIQAQSDIEWKYGLSKLIRNMHRTTTAPSPLNLVTTWLMWLIHKCKGRITKKKRPSLVHMIGLQRQDQLSARTKAGAKWLSKVKRGQVVPKDSTRLSVVHLSPLGSQMSFNNMTRIENVVDWEIIAKKYRALMRDEPEEPVLKDADLEEADNTSEIVPNNVAAPPKT is encoded by the exons ACGACGGGCATGACACCGCTCATGTACGCCGTGAAGGACAACCGCACATCCTTCGTGGAGCGGCTCATCGAGCTGGGCTCCGACGTCGGCGCCAGAAACAAT GACAACTACAATGTGTTGCACATCTCTGCGATGTACTCCCGTGAGGACATCGTTAAGCTGCTACTCTCCAAGCGAGGGGTTGATCCTTTTGCCACCGGAGGG AGCCGACAACAGACAGCGGTCCACCTCGTGGCCAGCAGACAGACCGGCACGGCCACCAGCATTCTGCGGGCACTGCTCACGGCGGCGGGGAAGGACATACGGCTGCGAGCGGACGGA AGGGGCAAGATCCCGCTCCTGCTGGCGGTGGAGGCGGGCAATCAGAGCATGGTGCGCGAGCTGCTCAGCGCACAGACCGCGGAACAGCTCAGG GCATCGACGCCGGCCGGCGACACGGCGTTGCACCTGGCAGCGCGCCGACGCGACGTCGACATGGCGCGCATCCTCGTCGACTACGGCGCCGCCATCGACGCCACCAACGAGGCCGGCATGACGGCGCTGCACATCTCCGCCGCGGAGGGCGACGAGCCGCTCGTCAAGTATTTCTACGGAGTGAGGGCTAATGCGGCCATTGCTGATAATGAAG ACCGCACTCCGATGCACTTGGCGGCGGAGAACGGGCACGCGGCCATCATCGAGCTGCTGGCGGACAAGTTCAAGGCGTCCATCTTCGAGCGCACCAAGGACGGCAGCACGCTCATGCACATTGCCTCCCTAAACGGCCACGCCGACTGCGCTATGATGCTCTTCAAGAAAGGAGTCTATCTCCATATGCCTAATAAG GATGGAGCCCGCAGCATACACACAGCGGCCCGCTATGGACATGTTGGAATCATCAACACCCTCCTGCAAAAGGGGGAAAGCGTGGATGTGACCACTAAT GATAACTACACGGCTCTCCACATAGCGGTTGAATCATGCAAACCGGCTGTGGTGGAAACCTTACTCGGTTATGGAGCCGACGTTCACATTAGAGGAGGGAAGCAGCGAGAAACACCGTTACACATTGCTGCGAGAATACCTGAAG GAGATAAGTGCGCATTGATGCTTTTAAAGTCTGGTGCTGGTCCGAACAAAGCAACCGAGGATGGAATGACACCGGTACACGTGGCAGCTAGATATGGAAATTTGGCAACTTTGGTACTTTTATTAGAAGATGGAGGAGACCCGTTAAAGAAGACCAAG aCTGGAGAAACGCCTCTACACATGGCCTGCAGAAGTTGTCAACCGTACGTCGTACGCCACCTCATAGAGTTCGTGAAGGAACATAAAGGCGAAACCGTCGCGACTTCATATATGGATGCCGTAGATGATGATGGAGCAAGCGCTCTTCACTACGCTTGCAAAATCAAAAAAGAAGAAGTAAAAATTCCCGCAGCTGACAGAGAAGTTGTCAAATGCCTCATAGAAAATGGAGCTGATGTAACCCTTATAACAAAGCATAATCATGAAACGGCATTTCACTTTTGTGCGATTGCGGGAAATAATGATGTGATGACAGAAATGATAACACATATGTCAGCTGCTGACGTTGGTAGAGCTCTTAACAAACAAAACTCTGTTGGTTGGACGCCGCTACTAATAGCATGCCATAGAGGACATATGGAGCTGGTCAGTACGCTATTGTCCAACCATGCCAGGGTAGATGTTTTCGACGTGGAAGGGCGATCTGCTTTGCACTTAGCAGCTGAACACGGTTATCTACAAGTCTGTGATGCACTTTTGACCAATAAAGCCTTTATCAATTCCAAAGCCAGAAACGGAAGAACGGCACTGCACTTGGCAGCAATGAATGGGTACGCGCACTTAGTGAAATTTTTAATACGCGACCATAACGCCATGATAGATGTGCTTACACTAAAAAAGCAAACGCCGTTACATCTAGCGGCGGCTAGCGGACAAATAGAGGTTTGTAAGCTTTTGTTGGAGCTCGGGGCGAATATCGATGCTACTGATGAATTAGGTCAGAAACCTATACATGCCGCAGCACAAAACAATTATTCAGAGGTCGTGCAGTTATTTTTACAGCAACATCCAAACCTTGTAATGGCCACTACAAAAGACGGCAATACATGCGCACATATAGCTGCTATTCAAGGTTCAGTGAAAGTGATTGAAGAACTTATGAAATTCGATCGGACTGGTGTTATTTCCGCCCGTAATAAATTGAACGACTCTACTCCGCTGCAGTTGGCAGCAGAGGGAGGCCATGCAGACGTGGTCCGAGTCCTCGTAAGAGCGGGTGCATCTTGTACCGATGAGAACAGAGCAGGCCTCACCGCTGTACATTTAGCTGCTGAACATGGACATACCAATGTATTAGATGTTATGAGGTCAACAAACACTTTGAGGATATCGAGTAAAAAGCTGGGCCTTACTCCATTACATATAGCAGCGTATTACGGGCAAGCTG AAACCGTCCGCGAGCTACTGTCCTATGTCCCGGGGACTGTAAAGTCGGAAGCTCCAACCGGCGTATCCCTAGTTCCCGTACTAGGATCCGAGTCCGGCCTGACTCCACTTCACCTGGCGGCCTACAACGGCAACGAAAACGTTGTCCGATTACTACTCAACTCAGCGGGAGTACAAGTTGACGCCGCTAGTACAGAAAAT GGCTATAATCCACTCCATCTTGCGTGCTTCGGTGGGCATATGTCGATCGTCGGTCTTTTACTCAGTAGATCCGCGGAGTTACTACAAAGCACAGATCGGCATGGAAAAACTGGGTTGCATATAGCTTCTACCCATGGACATTACCAAATGGTTGAGGTGTTACTCGGTCAGGGCGCAGAAATCAATGCCACAGATAAAAACGGTTGGACACCATTACACTGTGCAGCGAAAGCCGGGCACCTCAACGTTGTCAAACTTCTATGCGAATCTGGAGCATCACCTAAAAGTGAAACGAATCTAAATTGTGCACCTATATGGTTCGCCGCATCTGAAAATCACAACGACGTCCTTGAGTACTTGTTACACAAAGAGCATGACACACAATCTTTAATGGACGACAAACGATTCGTTTATAACCTCATGGTGTGCTCAAAAAATCACAACAATCTACCAATAGAGGAATTCGTGCTAGTTTCACCGGCGCCCGTTGATACCGCCGCTAAGTTATCCAACATCTACATTATTTTATCTACTAAG GAAAAGGAACGTGCCAAAGACCTCATCGCGGCGGGAAAACAATGCGAGTCGATGGCTACCGAGCTGCTGGCGCTCGCGGCGGGCGCGGACTCCGCCGGGCACATCCTCACCGCCACCGACAACCGAAACATCGAATTCCTCGATGTTCTCATTGAGAATGAACAAAAAGAAGTCATTGCTCACACAGTTGTTCAAAGATATCTTCAG GAACTCTGGAGAGGGAGCCTCAAATGGACTGGCATCAAAATTATGTTCCtttttttcgcatttataatctGTCCACCTGTTTGGATGGTGTTTTCTCTtccaattttaaaatacaataagGTTCCAATTATTAAGTTCATGTCATATTTGACTTCTCACATTTACCTCATGATATTGTTAGCTTTAGTGGCAATTACGCCCATTTATAACTCTATATTCAGGGAAAGTTTAGTACCGAGATGGTACGAGTGGATGCTGCTCATCTGGTTGAGCGGTCTTCTTTTGTTCGAGCTAACTAACCCCAGTGACAAATCAGGCTTAGGGTGGATTAAAATAGCAGTATTAATGTTGGGTATGATAGGGGTAGCCGCGCATGTCGTGGGTTGGATATTTGTCGAAAAAAAATACTGGCCAACTCTAATGTATTGTAGAAATCAGTGTTTCGCCTTATCATTTTTACTAGCTTGTGTTCAAATCCTGGATTTCCTGTCATTCCATCATTTGTTCGGGCCATGGGCCATTATCATCGGTGACCTCATGAAGGACTTGGGAAGGTTTCTCGCAGTGTTAGCGATATTTGTATTCGGTTTCTCGATGCATATCGTCGCGTTAAACCAGCCATTCAGGAATATTGTCAAACCAGAGGACGCAAAAATTGCAAGAACGGCTCGGAGGAAACTGTTTTCCGACG ATGCTAATCTTCGAACCAAACGACAAACAAATGATGAACAATGGACAAATTCACTGCCCGGGGAATCATACCGGAGGAAACAGGGGCAGCCGACGGGAC CGTCATTGTCGGCGATCGAGGCGTTCGAGAAATTGTTCTTCGCCCTTTTCGGCCAGCTCACCTTGTCGGACCTGAACTACGTCTCAGCCCTGCGGCCCCTGTGGAGCCAGAACCTGTTCAAGTTCGTGTTTGGAGGATACTTGCTGATGTCGGTAGTGGTGTTGGTCACGCTCCTCATTGCGATGATGTCGGACACTTATCAGCGCATCCAG GCTCAATCAGACATCGAGTGGAAGTACGGGCTGTCGAAGCTGATCCGCAACATGCACCGCACAACCACAGCCCCGTCGCCGCTCAACCTCGTCACCACCTGGCTCATGTGGCTCATCCACAAGTGCAAG GGTCGCATAACAAAGAAGAAGCGTCCAAGCCTGGTGCATATGATTGGATTGCAGAGGCAGGACCAGCTGAGCGCGAGGACCAAGGCCGGGGCCAAGTGGCTGTCCAAGGTGAAGAGGGGACAAGTTGTGCCCAAAG ACTCTACACGTCTCTCAGTGGTGCACCTGAGCCCACTGGGTTCCCAGATGAGCTTCAACAACATGACGAGAATAGAAAACGTCGTGGACTGGGAGATCATAGCGAAGAAGTACCGCGCGCTCATGCGCGACGAGCCTGAGGAGCCGGTACTTAAGGATGCCGACTTGGAGGAGGCCGACAACACGTCAGAAATAGTCCCCAACAATGTAGCGGCTCCGCCGAAGACATAG